From Virgibacillus natechei, the proteins below share one genomic window:
- the purF gene encoding amidophosphoribosyltransferase produces the protein MFGIWGHEKAAEITYYGLHALQHRGQEGAGIVVSDGETLKLHRDLGLVNDVFKRTSFSELAGHAAIGHVRYTTQEDRGIDSVQPLLFRSQTNSMALAEVGNIMNSHKLRGELEDEGSILQTQSDTELLAHLMKRNGKDVTQESIIEALQQFTGAYAYLILQEDKMHVALDPRGIRPLSIGKLGNAYIVASETCAIDLVGGTFEREVLPGELITISDKAIESTRFTLREQRKVCAMEYVYLSRPDSDLNHVNVHASRKKMGKELAKEAPIEADVVTGVPDSSISAAIGYAEQSGLPYEMGIIKNRYVGRTFIQPSQTLREQGVKLKLAPVRGIVEGKRIVMIDDSIVRGTTSKRIVRMLKEAGAKEVHVRIASPAIENPCFYGIDMSTKKELIAANHSIKEIGDIIEADSVAFLSAEGLEQAIIKDKTIHQGICNACMTGDYPVVDNEQTNRSYMKS, from the coding sequence ATGTTTGGAATTTGGGGTCATGAAAAAGCAGCTGAAATTACGTATTATGGGTTACACGCATTGCAGCACCGTGGTCAAGAGGGCGCTGGTATCGTTGTTAGTGATGGAGAAACCTTAAAACTTCACCGGGATTTAGGCTTAGTAAATGATGTGTTTAAGCGGACAAGTTTTTCCGAATTAGCAGGGCATGCGGCAATCGGTCATGTTCGTTATACGACACAGGAAGACAGAGGAATAGACAGTGTTCAACCATTACTATTTCGCTCGCAAACGAACAGCATGGCCTTGGCGGAAGTGGGTAATATCATGAATTCCCACAAGCTTCGTGGAGAACTGGAAGATGAGGGGAGTATTTTACAAACCCAATCCGATACGGAGCTGCTTGCACACTTGATGAAACGAAATGGAAAAGATGTAACCCAGGAATCAATTATTGAAGCACTACAGCAATTTACCGGTGCCTATGCTTACTTAATTCTGCAAGAAGATAAAATGCATGTGGCACTTGACCCCCGTGGTATTCGTCCTTTATCGATCGGCAAGCTAGGTAATGCTTATATCGTTGCATCGGAGACATGTGCCATTGACCTTGTAGGGGGGACATTCGAGCGTGAGGTTCTGCCTGGTGAACTAATTACGATTAGTGATAAGGCAATAGAATCTACACGATTTACACTTAGAGAACAGCGTAAAGTATGTGCGATGGAATATGTTTATTTATCCAGACCAGATAGTGATCTGAACCATGTAAATGTGCACGCATCCCGTAAAAAAATGGGGAAGGAATTGGCGAAGGAAGCTCCGATTGAAGCAGATGTGGTAACAGGTGTGCCAGATTCCAGTATTTCTGCGGCAATTGGCTATGCGGAACAAAGCGGCTTACCTTATGAAATGGGGATCATTAAAAATCGGTATGTTGGCAGGACGTTCATCCAACCTTCTCAAACTTTAAGGGAACAAGGTGTAAAACTGAAATTAGCCCCAGTCCGCGGAATCGTGGAAGGAAAACGGATCGTGATGATTGATGATTCGATTGTTCGCGGGACGACCAGTAAACGAATTGTCCGAATGCTGAAAGAAGCTGGTGCCAAAGAGGTGCATGTACGGATTGCCTCTCCTGCGATAGAAAACCCGTGCTTCTACGGTATTGATATGTCAACGAAAAAAGAATTAATTGCAGCGAACCATTCCATTAAGGAAATAGGTGACATAATTGAAGCTGACAGTGTGGCATTTTTATCTGCGGAAGGGTTAGAGCAAGCGATTATTAAAGATAAAACGATCCATCAAGGGATTTGTAATGCATGCATGACAGGGGATTACCCAGTCGTAGATAATGAGCAAACAAACCGCTCCTATATGAAAAGTTAA
- the purH gene encoding bifunctional phosphoribosylaminoimidazolecarboxamide formyltransferase/IMP cyclohydrolase, which translates to MNKRALISVSNKDSITDFAKGLVELGYEIISTGGTLRVMQEEGIEAKAIDKITGFPEIMDGRVKTLHPTVHGGLLGKRSSRIHRKQMEQNKIQPIDMVVVNLYPFKETLQKEGVTDDEIIENIDIGGPAMLRSAAKNFQDVTVVVDPDDYEQVLEDLREEKQTAEIRKGLAAKVFRHTANYDTTIASYFTKEMEQEFPETYTVTYEKSQDLRYGENPHQQAAFYRDPLHTDMSLATAKQLHGKELSYNNIQDVNAALESLVEYRDPATVAVKHMNPCGIGVSDDLFQAFQKAYDADPVSIFGGIVACNREIDLQTAKTLSEIFLEIVIAPRFTEEALEILTQKKNIRLLEMKMNEASATSYHKLTTVKGGVLVQHNDAGKITEEQLTVATKRQPTEQELVDLQFAWKAVKHVKSNAIVLGKDNQTVGIGAGQMNRIGSATIAIEQAGEKAKGSALASDAFFPMPDTVEAAVRAGVTAIIQPGGSKRDQDSIDICDKHGITMVYTGMRHFKH; encoded by the coding sequence ATGAATAAACGCGCGCTAATTAGTGTGTCCAATAAAGATAGCATAACCGATTTTGCGAAAGGACTAGTGGAACTGGGCTATGAGATCATTTCTACTGGTGGAACATTACGTGTCATGCAAGAAGAAGGGATCGAAGCAAAGGCAATCGATAAAATAACTGGATTCCCTGAGATTATGGATGGACGGGTTAAAACACTCCACCCAACTGTTCATGGTGGCTTGCTTGGAAAACGTTCAAGTCGTATACATAGAAAACAGATGGAACAAAATAAAATTCAACCGATTGATATGGTTGTGGTTAACCTATATCCGTTTAAAGAGACGCTTCAAAAAGAAGGTGTTACGGATGATGAAATTATTGAAAATATCGACATTGGCGGGCCAGCTATGCTTCGCTCAGCAGCAAAGAACTTTCAGGACGTTACCGTGGTTGTAGACCCAGATGATTATGAACAGGTGTTGGAGGATCTTCGCGAAGAAAAGCAAACAGCTGAAATACGCAAAGGATTGGCTGCGAAAGTATTCCGTCATACAGCAAATTACGATACCACGATCGCAAGTTATTTCACAAAAGAAATGGAGCAAGAATTTCCGGAAACCTATACCGTTACCTATGAAAAATCGCAGGACTTACGTTACGGGGAAAATCCGCATCAGCAGGCTGCATTTTATAGAGATCCTTTACATACTGACATGAGTCTAGCAACGGCAAAACAGCTACATGGGAAAGAGCTCTCCTATAATAATATTCAAGACGTGAATGCAGCTCTTGAGAGTTTGGTAGAATACCGAGATCCAGCAACTGTTGCCGTGAAGCACATGAATCCGTGCGGAATTGGTGTTTCAGACGATCTATTCCAAGCTTTTCAAAAAGCGTATGATGCAGATCCGGTATCAATATTCGGTGGTATTGTTGCTTGTAATAGAGAAATAGATCTACAAACAGCTAAAACACTAAGTGAAATTTTCCTAGAAATTGTGATTGCGCCTCGTTTCACGGAAGAAGCTTTAGAAATTTTAACACAAAAGAAAAATATTCGTTTGTTGGAAATGAAAATGAATGAAGCTAGTGCCACGTCGTATCATAAATTGACAACGGTGAAAGGCGGCGTGCTCGTTCAACATAATGATGCTGGTAAAATCACGGAAGAGCAGTTAACAGTTGCAACCAAACGCCAACCAACGGAACAAGAATTAGTTGATTTGCAATTTGCTTGGAAGGCAGTGAAACATGTGAAGTCCAATGCGATTGTTTTAGGAAAAGATAATCAAACCGTCGGGATAGGTGCTGGACAAATGAATCGAATTGGATCAGCGACTATCGCTATTGAACAAGCAGGTGAGAAAGCTAAGGGGTCCGCATTAGCGTCCGATGCATTCTTCCCAATGCCAGACACGGTGGAAGCTGCGGTGAGAGCAGGGGTAACGGCAATTATTCAACCAGGTGGCTCCAAGCGTGATCAGGATTCAATCGATATATGTGATAAGCACGGAATAACGATGGTTTACACAGGAATGCGCCATTTCAAACACTAA
- the purN gene encoding phosphoribosylglycinamide formyltransferase, which produces MSRVKAAVFASGTGSNFEAIIEADDLACDIALLVCNKPGAVVIDKAVKHGIPTLILDPKAYASKEDYEQKIVEKLHESGITWVFLAGYMRIVGKTLLHAFDRKIINIHPSLLPNFPGKDAIEQAYQAGAEQTGVTVHFIDEGIDTGPILAQESLTIYPDDTKETLQTRVQAIEHRLYPQVINQLVLKNL; this is translated from the coding sequence ATGAGTAGAGTAAAGGCGGCTGTATTTGCTTCAGGTACAGGAAGTAATTTCGAGGCAATAATCGAAGCAGACGATCTAGCTTGCGATATCGCATTACTTGTTTGTAATAAACCAGGTGCAGTTGTTATTGATAAAGCTGTGAAACACGGAATTCCCACCTTAATTCTTGATCCAAAAGCGTATGCATCGAAAGAGGATTATGAACAAAAAATTGTTGAAAAACTGCATGAGTCAGGAATAACATGGGTCTTTCTAGCAGGTTATATGCGAATTGTTGGCAAAACATTATTGCATGCTTTTGACAGGAAGATTATTAATATTCATCCTTCTTTATTACCGAATTTTCCTGGTAAAGATGCAATTGAACAAGCGTATCAGGCTGGCGCTGAACAGACAGGTGTAACGGTGCATTTTATTGATGAAGGAATTGATACAGGACCGATTCTTGCGCAGGAATCACTTACTATTTATCCAGATGATACTAAGGAGACCCTACAAACAAGAGTCCAGGCAATCGAGCACAGGTTATACCCACAAGTTATTAATCAGCTAGTTCTTAAAAACTTATGA
- the purM gene encoding phosphoribosylformylglycinamidine cyclo-ligase, translating into MSDVYKEAGVDVGKGYEAVERMKKHIAKTTRPEVLGGIGAFAGLFELTSFTYKEPVLVSGTDGVGTKLKLAFQLDKHDSVGMDLVAMCVNDIVAQGARPLFFLDYIACGKNEPKMIEQIVAGIADGCTDAGAALIGGETAEMPGMYGENEYDLAGFTVGIAEKSQLVTGNSIQAGDVVIGLPSSGIHSNGYSLVRKVVDGMDLSRSYDGLSQPLGEALLTPTKIYAKAVTAVLDKFSVKGISHITGGGFYENFPRMLPEGLGVELAPANWEVPEIFSFIQKTGNVSDKDMYGVFNMGIGMALVVEEKHAASIVSILQENGEQASIIGNVIASEGVHFTS; encoded by the coding sequence ATGTCAGACGTGTATAAAGAAGCTGGAGTAGACGTAGGTAAGGGCTACGAAGCGGTCGAACGAATGAAGAAACATATTGCGAAAACGACTCGGCCTGAGGTATTGGGTGGAATTGGAGCTTTTGCGGGATTATTCGAATTAACGTCCTTTACCTACAAAGAACCGGTATTGGTTTCTGGAACAGATGGCGTCGGAACAAAACTGAAGCTCGCTTTTCAATTAGATAAGCATGATTCTGTTGGGATGGATCTAGTCGCAATGTGTGTCAATGATATTGTGGCACAAGGGGCTAGACCCCTGTTTTTCCTTGATTATATCGCTTGTGGGAAGAATGAACCGAAGATGATTGAACAGATTGTTGCTGGAATAGCGGATGGTTGTACGGATGCAGGTGCTGCTCTAATTGGTGGCGAAACAGCTGAGATGCCAGGAATGTACGGAGAAAATGAGTATGACCTTGCTGGATTTACTGTCGGCATTGCAGAAAAATCACAGCTTGTTACAGGTAATTCCATTCAAGCAGGGGATGTCGTTATCGGATTGCCATCTAGTGGGATTCATTCGAATGGCTATTCGCTTGTGCGAAAAGTCGTGGACGGCATGGATTTATCACGTAGTTACGATGGATTGTCCCAGCCACTTGGAGAAGCACTATTAACACCAACGAAAATCTATGCAAAAGCCGTAACAGCAGTATTGGATAAGTTTTCTGTTAAAGGGATTTCTCACATAACAGGCGGTGGGTTTTATGAAAATTTTCCGAGGATGCTACCTGAAGGCCTAGGTGTTGAACTTGCCCCTGCTAACTGGGAAGTACCTGAAATATTTTCCTTTATCCAGAAGACAGGCAATGTTTCAGACAAAGATATGTATGGTGTTTTTAATATGGGCATCGGCATGGCACTAGTTGTTGAGGAAAAGCATGCAGCTAGTATTGTCTCTATACTGCAGGAAAACGGGGAGCAAGCATCGATTATAGGAAATGTAATTGCAAGCGAAGGCGTACATTTTACATCATGA